A stretch of the Archangium violaceum genome encodes the following:
- a CDS encoding ABC transporter ATP-binding protein has product MRRIMSLARPQARRIIGGTFFLLIASGLGLVYPKVIGDIIDQALKAGDRTRIDSIALSMVVVFLAQGLAMAMRYYLFTTAGERVVTRLRQDLFSSLMSQEVGFFDERKTGELTNRLASDTTVLQNTVSVNISMGLRNAAQALGGIALLLYTSPMLTGLMLAIVPLVAVGAVTYGRKVRGLSKQTQDALAAANEVAEEGLSGIRTVRSFAAERHEVERYRSATERAYDIARNRARQSSFFLAGASSAGYLSSAVVLWYGGRLVLDGTLTVGNLTSFLIYSLMVAISLGALTDLWADFMRASGAAERVFELIDRQPAIPASGGERPASVQGRVDFQQVSFAYPSRQDVPVLQGVDLKLAPGEVVAIVGPSGAGKSTIAALLARMYDPQNGRVLLDGKELRSLDPEWLRQRVGTVAQEPMLFASSIADNIRYGRMDATDAEVEAAARAANAHEFISRFPEGYHTLVGERGVQLSGGQKQRIAIARAVLKDPRLLVLDEATSALDAESEHLVQEALERLMQGRTTLIIAHRLSTVIGADRVVVMEGGKVVQSGDHATLMGQEGLYRRLVERQFVAA; this is encoded by the coding sequence ATGCGCCGCATCATGAGCCTCGCCCGGCCCCAGGCGCGCAGGATCATCGGCGGCACCTTCTTCCTGCTCATCGCCAGTGGCCTGGGCCTGGTGTACCCGAAGGTCATCGGCGACATCATCGATCAGGCGCTCAAGGCGGGGGACCGCACCCGCATCGACAGCATCGCCCTGAGCATGGTGGTCGTCTTCCTGGCGCAGGGCCTGGCCATGGCGATGCGCTACTACCTCTTCACCACCGCGGGAGAACGCGTGGTGACGCGGCTGAGGCAGGATCTCTTCTCCAGCCTCATGTCCCAGGAGGTGGGCTTCTTCGACGAGCGCAAGACGGGTGAGCTCACCAACCGGCTGGCCTCGGACACCACGGTGCTGCAGAACACGGTGAGCGTGAACATCTCCATGGGCCTGCGCAACGCGGCGCAGGCGCTGGGTGGCATCGCGCTGCTCCTCTACACCTCGCCGATGCTCACGGGGTTGATGCTGGCCATCGTGCCCCTGGTGGCGGTGGGGGCCGTGACGTACGGCCGCAAGGTGCGAGGGCTCTCCAAGCAGACACAGGACGCGCTCGCCGCCGCCAACGAGGTCGCCGAGGAGGGCCTCTCCGGCATCCGCACCGTGCGCTCCTTCGCGGCCGAGCGGCACGAGGTGGAGCGCTACCGCTCCGCCACCGAGCGCGCCTATGACATCGCGCGGAACCGGGCGCGGCAGTCCTCGTTCTTCCTGGCCGGGGCCTCCTCCGCCGGCTACCTCTCCTCGGCGGTGGTGCTCTGGTACGGCGGCCGGCTGGTGTTGGACGGCACGCTCACCGTGGGCAACCTCACCTCCTTCCTCATCTATTCGTTGATGGTGGCCATCTCGTTGGGAGCGCTGACGGACCTGTGGGCGGACTTCATGAGGGCCTCCGGCGCCGCCGAGCGCGTCTTCGAGCTCATCGACCGCCAGCCCGCCATCCCCGCCTCGGGTGGCGAGCGCCCGGCATCCGTCCAGGGCCGTGTCGATTTCCAGCAGGTGAGCTTCGCCTATCCCTCGCGCCAGGACGTGCCGGTGCTCCAGGGTGTCGACCTGAAGCTCGCCCCGGGCGAGGTGGTGGCCATCGTCGGCCCCTCGGGCGCGGGCAAGTCGACCATCGCCGCGCTGCTGGCGCGCATGTATGACCCGCAGAACGGGCGCGTGCTGTTGGACGGCAAGGAACTGCGCTCGCTGGACCCCGAGTGGCTGCGGCAGCGGGTGGGCACGGTGGCGCAGGAGCCGATGCTGTTCGCCTCCTCCATCGCGGACAACATCCGTTACGGCCGCATGGACGCCACCGACGCGGAGGTGGAGGCCGCCGCGCGCGCCGCCAACGCGCACGAGTTCATCTCCCGCTTCCCGGAGGGCTACCACACCCTGGTGGGGGAGCGCGGCGTGCAGCTCTCCGGTGGCCAGAAGCAGCGCATCGCCATCGCCCGCGCCGTGCTCAAGGATCCGCGCCTGCTGGTGCTGGACGAGGCCACCAGCGCCCTGGACGCGGAGAGCGAGCACCTGGTGCAGGAGGCCCTGGAGCGCCTGATGCAGGGCCGCACCACGCTCATCATCGCCCACCGCCTGTCCACGGTGATTGGCGCGGACCGGGTGGTGGTGATGGAGGGTGGCAAGGTGGTGCAGAGCGGCGACCACGCCACGCTCATGGGTCAGGAGGGGCTCTACCGCCGCCTGGTGGAGCGCCAGTTCGTGGCCGCCTGA
- the kdsB gene encoding 3-deoxy-manno-octulosonate cytidylyltransferase: MSAPRTFAVIPARYASTRFPGKPLALIAGRPMIEHVWRRCQEARVFDEVVVATDDVRIQETVMRLGGVAVMTSPDCATGTDRAAEVARARPEVDVWVNVQGDEPLVDPDSLRVLAGLFTDPAVEMGTLVRPLEAAEVDSPHVVKAVLALNGDALYFSRSTVPYIREPGEAGAVKRWAHLGLYGYRRDTLLRLAGLGATPLEQAEKLEQLRALEHGIRIRCGRVEGRTVAVDVPEDVARVEAAMRGG; encoded by the coding sequence ATGTCCGCCCCTCGCACCTTCGCCGTCATTCCCGCCCGCTACGCCAGCACGCGGTTTCCCGGCAAGCCGCTGGCCCTCATCGCCGGCCGGCCGATGATCGAGCACGTGTGGCGCCGCTGCCAGGAGGCGCGCGTCTTCGACGAGGTGGTGGTGGCCACCGACGATGTCCGCATCCAGGAGACGGTGATGCGCCTGGGCGGCGTGGCGGTGATGACGTCGCCCGATTGCGCCACGGGGACGGATCGGGCGGCCGAGGTGGCGCGGGCCCGCCCGGAGGTGGACGTCTGGGTGAACGTGCAGGGCGACGAGCCGCTGGTGGACCCGGATTCACTGCGGGTTCTGGCGGGCCTGTTCACGGATCCGGCGGTGGAGATGGGCACGCTGGTGCGCCCGCTCGAGGCGGCCGAGGTGGACAGCCCACACGTGGTGAAGGCGGTGCTGGCGCTGAACGGGGACGCGCTCTACTTCAGCCGCAGCACCGTGCCCTACATCCGCGAGCCGGGTGAGGCGGGGGCGGTGAAGCGCTGGGCGCACCTGGGGCTGTACGGCTACCGGCGCGACACGCTGTTGAGGCTCGCGGGCCTGGGTGCCACGCCGCTGGAGCAGGCGGAGAAGTTGGAGCAACTCCGAGCGCTGGAGCACGGCATCCGCATCCGGTGTGGACGGGTCGAGGGTCGCACGGTGGCGGTGGATGTGCCCGAGGACGTGGCGCGGGTGGAAGCGGCGATGAGAGGCGGCTGA
- the wecB gene encoding non-hydrolyzing UDP-N-acetylglucosamine 2-epimerase, whose product MKKVLHIVGARPNFMKVAPIHRAISERGSLTQTLVHTGQHYDVKMSDVFFTDLGMPAPDIHLGIGSGSHAEQTAKVMIELEKVFAREKPDLVSVVGDVNSTLAAALVVSKMGIPISHVEAGLRSFDRTMPEEINRVLTDRISDLLLTPSADADANLIREGLEPARIRLVGNVMIDSLLAAREKALRLPTLSELGLEPRGYAVCTLHRASNVDDAKVFSGLLSALGHVASRLPVVFPVHPRTRKRISELGLAPTLERTPGLRLVDPMGYLEFLALTSQARLAFTDSGGLQEETTVLGIPCLTVRENTERPITVDIGTNVVVGTDPVRIQQTADRILDGHGKKGRIPDLWDGRSGERIAQVYEQFLGVGDTPRLAAV is encoded by the coding sequence ATGAAGAAGGTTCTCCATATCGTCGGCGCTCGTCCCAACTTCATGAAGGTGGCCCCCATCCATCGGGCCATCTCCGAGCGCGGCTCGCTCACGCAGACGTTGGTCCACACCGGTCAGCACTACGACGTGAAGATGAGTGACGTCTTCTTCACCGACCTGGGCATGCCCGCTCCGGACATCCACCTCGGCATCGGTTCGGGCAGCCACGCGGAACAGACGGCGAAGGTGATGATCGAGCTGGAGAAGGTGTTCGCCCGCGAGAAGCCGGACCTCGTCTCCGTCGTGGGCGACGTCAACAGCACCCTCGCCGCCGCGCTCGTGGTGTCGAAGATGGGCATCCCCATCTCCCACGTGGAGGCGGGTCTGCGCAGCTTCGACCGCACCATGCCCGAGGAGATCAACCGCGTCCTCACCGACCGTATCTCGGACCTGCTGCTCACGCCCTCGGCCGACGCGGACGCCAACCTCATCCGCGAGGGCCTGGAGCCCGCGCGCATCCGGTTGGTGGGCAACGTGATGATCGACTCGCTCCTGGCCGCCCGGGAGAAGGCCCTGCGGCTGCCGACGCTCTCGGAGCTGGGCCTCGAGCCGCGTGGCTACGCCGTGTGCACCCTGCACCGCGCCTCCAACGTGGATGACGCCAAGGTGTTCTCCGGGCTGCTGTCCGCGCTCGGCCACGTGGCCAGCCGGCTGCCCGTGGTGTTCCCCGTCCACCCGCGCACCCGCAAGCGCATCTCGGAGCTGGGGCTCGCGCCCACGCTGGAGCGCACCCCGGGCCTGCGCCTGGTGGACCCCATGGGCTACCTGGAGTTCCTCGCGCTCACGTCCCAGGCCCGGCTCGCCTTCACCGACTCCGGCGGCCTCCAGGAGGAGACCACCGTGCTCGGCATTCCCTGCCTCACCGTGCGCGAGAACACCGAGCGCCCCATCACCGTGGACATCGGCACCAACGTCGTCGTGGGCACCGACCCGGTCCGCATCCAGCAGACCGCGGATCGCATCCTCGATGGCCACGGGAAGAAGGGCCGCATCCCGGACCTGTGGGACGGGCGCTCCGGCGAGCGCATCGCCCAGGTGTACGAGCAGTTCCTCGGGGTGGGCGATACGCCCAGGCTCGCGGCCGTGTAG
- a CDS encoding TIGR02265 family protein: MKGPTAEPGEPPLGSDEELRHRQSLLVETDAVRGVLFNAVLEVARNQGGDAAAQRCLEAGGEKKFLDFFSYPSSKYLEVLYTAARLRSEGQEDFEKALRHLGRQAAENFLLSAAGRTLLVLVQKDPHRLINTLPWAIQVGISGVQVSVRRTGPWSGILTVHRDFSPRPFVEEGILATFMAASVKGTRIRSWPTGPGTNEYEISWL; the protein is encoded by the coding sequence ATGAAGGGCCCGACCGCCGAGCCGGGCGAACCGCCACTTGGCTCCGACGAGGAGCTGAGACACCGGCAGTCCCTGCTCGTGGAGACGGACGCCGTGCGCGGGGTGCTCTTCAACGCCGTGCTGGAGGTGGCGAGGAACCAGGGGGGTGATGCCGCGGCGCAGCGGTGTCTGGAAGCGGGTGGGGAGAAGAAGTTCCTGGACTTCTTCAGCTATCCCTCCAGCAAGTACCTCGAGGTGCTCTACACGGCGGCCCGGTTGCGCAGCGAGGGCCAGGAGGACTTCGAGAAGGCGCTGCGGCACCTGGGACGACAGGCCGCGGAGAACTTCCTGCTGTCCGCTGCGGGGAGGACGCTGCTGGTGCTGGTCCAGAAGGATCCGCACCGGTTGATCAACACCCTGCCCTGGGCCATCCAGGTGGGAATCAGTGGCGTGCAGGTCTCCGTGAGGAGGACCGGACCCTGGAGCGGCATCCTCACCGTCCATCGTGACTTCAGCCCCCGCCCCTTCGTGGAGGAAGGAATCCTGGCGACGTTCATGGCCGCCAGCGTGAAGGGCACGAGGATACGCTCGTGGCCCACGGGACCGGGCACCAACGAGTACGAAATCTCCTGGCTGTAG
- a CDS encoding RluA family pseudouridine synthase: MREHREDTPTPSDEAPEGYVDIPFVVEPNYAGWRLDRYLAEKLRRLTRERLHGIIQRGVLCEERRLKPSTPVYPGLSFRIRRPASAEPDTPTELPVLFQDDWLLVLDKPAGLPIHPTARYHKGTLVSLLRERFGEAFAEPAHRLDRETSGLVVCGRTTEACRVLGRLFVSRDVDKEYLAVCEGHPPEDSFFVDAPIAEGTELIRIAVRIDPVAGKESRTRFQVLQRFTRDGAPFALLRCHPETGRQHQIRIHLREAGFPLVGDKMYGPDPGYFDRFSKRCLEPEAWVRLRLPRHALHATRISFPHPGSGERVTFDSPLPADLQDFISGLPIATGTPPGTAPGGDAA, translated from the coding sequence ATGAGAGAGCACCGCGAGGACACTCCCACCCCCTCCGACGAAGCACCCGAGGGCTATGTCGACATCCCGTTCGTCGTCGAGCCGAACTACGCCGGCTGGCGGCTCGACCGCTACCTCGCCGAGAAGCTCCGCCGCCTGACGCGCGAGCGCCTGCACGGCATCATCCAGCGGGGCGTGCTGTGCGAGGAGCGCCGTCTCAAGCCCTCCACCCCCGTCTACCCGGGCCTGTCCTTCCGCATCCGCCGCCCCGCCAGCGCGGAGCCGGATACGCCCACGGAGCTGCCCGTCCTCTTCCAGGACGACTGGCTGCTCGTGCTCGACAAGCCCGCGGGACTCCCCATCCACCCCACCGCTCGCTACCACAAGGGCACGCTCGTCTCCCTGCTGCGCGAGCGCTTCGGCGAGGCCTTCGCCGAGCCCGCCCACCGTCTGGATCGCGAGACGAGTGGCCTCGTCGTCTGTGGGCGCACCACCGAGGCCTGCCGCGTCCTCGGTCGCCTCTTCGTCTCCCGCGACGTGGACAAGGAGTACCTCGCCGTCTGCGAGGGCCATCCCCCCGAGGACTCCTTCTTCGTGGATGCCCCCATCGCCGAGGGCACCGAGCTCATCCGCATCGCGGTGCGCATCGACCCCGTGGCGGGCAAGGAGAGCCGCACCCGCTTCCAGGTGCTCCAGCGCTTCACCCGCGACGGCGCGCCCTTCGCCCTGCTGCGCTGCCATCCGGAGACGGGACGTCAGCATCAGATACGCATCCACCTGCGCGAGGCCGGCTTCCCCCTGGTGGGCGACAAGATGTACGGCCCGGACCCCGGCTACTTCGACCGCTTCAGCAAGCGCTGCCTGGAGCCCGAGGCCTGGGTCCGCCTGCGCCTGCCCCGACACGCCCTCCACGCCACGCGCATCTCCTTTCCCCACCCGGGCTCGGGGGAGCGCGTCACCTTCGACTCGCCCCTGCCCGCGGATCTCCAGGACTTCATCTCCGGGCTGCCCATCGCCACGGGGACCCCACCTGGTACCGCTCCGGGTGGGGACGCCGCGTGA
- a CDS encoding tetratricopeptide repeat protein: MTQPGSERLFVGRYKLLRSIALVGQDETFEALDVQREQRVTLKIVRSSTRDARALERVERELHRAREVVNPHVQRILDVGRHAEDTSGVELPFLTTELLEGESLEQRLLQQGPLTPQEALPLARQMCEGLAALHDAGLVQGDLRSARVMLVPAPEGTRAVLAAPLCAGDDGSPPAAAPHLAPEQRKGAAPTTASDLYSLGLVLLELLAGALSSPDSEAKTLFTQLRRGALAPAVHLGLPHRWEVVIRRCLDPNPRKRFTSAREVVRTLVQPSRVPRPLDEPSVALRTVLLLDLVESTRLVETLGDARAAELFARHDQLARELLHLHAGQEIDKTDGFLLLFERPVDAARYTLAYHERLALLSQELGVRLEARAGIHLGEVVLRENPPHLVAQGAKPVDVEGLTKLIAARIMPLAQGGQTLMTRAAFDIARRAFVGSQGEGTELAWRAHGFYLLAGVEEPVEVCEVGVPGRAPLVPPSDTAKARRVTHSSPSLPSVSTTAPRPGRGWRLRVVLLALCGLVLAAVAGYSLRGESPSPSSEEARQVKPRRSVAVLGFKNLSGRQESAWLTTAFSEMLTAELAAGEDLRMVAGETVVRMKRELSLADSESLAPDTLARIRAHLGVDYVVLGSYLALPEETGGQLSLLLRLQDVSTGEEMAILKETGTQAGILGLVSRMGERLRGRLVTHGTEGTGTGSPTTTVLPANATALRLYAEGLARLRAYEPLDAREFFTQAIDADPRFALAHSALAETWAVLGYDTRALEQARRALALAEGLSREERLLVEGRVHEMEKDWAKAVNDYRTLSSLFPDNLDYGLRLASAQSAAGQGRDALATLAALRRRPPPASEDERIDLTEAQVRHSLSDYQGVLPLATRAEQKGTTRGSRLLVGRARLARCNALLRLGHHQEASAACQEARGIFVEAGDPGSEAEALNRLANVAYEEGNYEEAKRVFHEALRIWKDLNHRGGMAVAMQNIADTLLMQGELVEAEPLFEQALELEQEINDRRNEGLTRTNLAQLRLMRGEPARARPQGEEGVRLSQETGYRYALIMGLWTLGNISLAEGNPVRARQHYAEGLALAGQMKDHRYAAYHLHGAGTVSLMEGDLTRARSQYEEALELRQKLEGRGEVAETQIALGLLAVEEGQPEAGLEPLHAAVETLHGLGLPDGEAQAHTALAQVYLARRQLSEARAASARAEAMAARSQNAQTRLGSAVVAARVLTAEGRSREAARRLNRVLTETRDKGLVLLEYETRLALAEAELALGRLSLAWQRMQVLAEEARARGLAGFVRKAESLSGAAPRVEARP, translated from the coding sequence ATGACCCAACCTGGCAGCGAGCGGCTCTTCGTGGGCCGCTACAAGCTCCTGAGGTCCATTGCCCTGGTGGGGCAAGACGAGACGTTCGAGGCGCTGGATGTGCAGCGTGAGCAGCGCGTCACGTTGAAGATCGTCCGGTCGAGCACCCGGGACGCGCGGGCGCTGGAGCGCGTCGAGCGCGAGCTGCACCGGGCCCGGGAGGTGGTGAACCCCCACGTCCAGCGGATCCTCGACGTGGGCCGCCACGCCGAGGACACGTCCGGAGTGGAGCTGCCCTTCCTGACCACGGAGCTGCTCGAGGGGGAGTCCCTGGAGCAGCGGCTCCTCCAACAGGGCCCGCTGACACCCCAGGAGGCCCTCCCGCTGGCGCGGCAGATGTGCGAGGGGCTGGCCGCGCTGCATGACGCGGGGCTCGTCCAGGGAGATCTCCGGAGCGCCCGGGTGATGCTCGTCCCGGCCCCCGAGGGAACGCGCGCCGTGCTCGCCGCCCCCCTGTGCGCGGGGGATGACGGGAGCCCACCGGCCGCCGCTCCGCACCTGGCACCCGAGCAACGCAAGGGCGCCGCCCCCACGACCGCGTCGGACCTCTACTCGCTGGGGCTCGTCCTGCTCGAGCTGCTCGCCGGTGCGCTGTCCTCACCGGACTCCGAGGCGAAGACCCTGTTCACGCAGCTGCGCCGCGGCGCGCTGGCCCCGGCCGTCCATCTGGGCCTGCCCCACCGCTGGGAAGTCGTCATCCGCCGCTGCCTGGACCCGAACCCGCGCAAGCGCTTCACCAGCGCCCGCGAGGTGGTGCGCACACTCGTGCAACCCAGCCGGGTCCCCCGCCCGCTCGACGAGCCGAGCGTCGCGTTGCGCACCGTGCTGCTGCTCGACCTCGTCGAGAGCACCCGGCTCGTCGAGACCCTGGGAGATGCCCGCGCCGCCGAGCTCTTCGCCCGGCATGATCAGCTCGCCCGCGAGCTGCTGCACCTCCACGCCGGACAGGAGATCGACAAGACCGATGGCTTCCTGCTCCTCTTCGAACGGCCGGTGGACGCCGCCCGCTACACGCTCGCCTACCACGAGCGGCTCGCCCTGCTGTCACAGGAGCTGGGGGTACGGCTCGAGGCCCGCGCGGGCATCCACCTGGGCGAGGTGGTGCTGCGCGAGAACCCCCCCCACCTGGTGGCCCAGGGCGCCAAGCCCGTGGACGTGGAGGGGCTCACCAAGCTGATCGCCGCCCGTATCATGCCGCTCGCCCAGGGAGGGCAGACGCTGATGACGCGCGCCGCCTTCGACATCGCCCGCCGCGCCTTCGTGGGAAGCCAGGGAGAGGGAACCGAGCTGGCCTGGCGCGCCCATGGCTTCTACCTGCTGGCCGGGGTGGAGGAGCCGGTGGAGGTGTGCGAGGTGGGTGTGCCGGGCAGGGCGCCGCTGGTGCCGCCCTCGGACACGGCCAAGGCCCGGCGCGTCACCCACTCGAGCCCGTCGCTGCCCTCCGTCTCCACGACGGCGCCCAGGCCCGGGCGGGGCTGGCGGCTGCGCGTGGTGTTGCTGGCGCTGTGCGGGCTCGTGCTGGCGGCGGTGGCGGGCTATTCGCTCCGAGGGGAAAGCCCCTCCCCTTCCTCCGAGGAGGCCCGGCAGGTGAAGCCGCGCCGCTCGGTGGCGGTGCTCGGATTCAAGAACCTGTCCGGGCGGCAGGAGTCGGCGTGGCTCACCACGGCCTTCTCCGAGATGCTCACCGCCGAGCTCGCCGCGGGGGAGGATCTGCGCATGGTGGCGGGCGAGACCGTCGTCCGGATGAAGCGCGAGCTGTCCCTGGCCGACAGCGAGAGCCTGGCGCCGGACACGCTCGCCCGCATCCGCGCGCACCTGGGCGTGGACTACGTGGTGCTCGGCTCCTACCTGGCGCTGCCGGAGGAGACAGGGGGCCAGCTCAGCCTCCTGCTGCGGCTGCAGGACGTCTCCACGGGTGAGGAGATGGCCATCCTCAAGGAGACAGGGACGCAGGCCGGCATCCTCGGGCTCGTCTCGCGCATGGGCGAGCGGCTGCGGGGCAGGCTCGTCACGCACGGCACGGAGGGAACGGGCACCGGGTCTCCCACCACCACCGTGCTGCCCGCCAACGCCACCGCGCTCCGGCTCTACGCCGAGGGCCTCGCCAGACTGCGCGCCTACGAGCCACTCGATGCCCGGGAGTTCTTCACCCAGGCCATCGACGCGGATCCCCGCTTCGCCCTGGCCCACTCCGCGCTGGCGGAGACGTGGGCGGTGCTCGGCTACGACACGCGCGCCCTCGAGCAGGCCCGCAGGGCGCTCGCGCTCGCGGAGGGCCTGTCCCGCGAGGAGCGGCTGTTGGTGGAGGGCCGCGTCCACGAAATGGAGAAGGACTGGGCGAAGGCGGTGAACGACTACCGCACCCTCTCCAGCCTCTTCCCCGACAACCTCGACTACGGCCTGCGGCTCGCCAGCGCCCAGTCCGCCGCGGGACAGGGCCGGGACGCGCTCGCCACGCTCGCCGCGCTCCGCCGCAGGCCGCCGCCGGCCTCGGAGGACGAGCGCATCGACCTGACCGAGGCCCAGGTGCGGCACAGCCTCTCGGACTACCAGGGCGTGCTTCCCCTGGCCACCCGGGCCGAGCAGAAGGGCACCACGCGCGGCTCCCGCCTGCTGGTGGGGAGGGCCCGTCTGGCCCGGTGCAACGCGCTCCTGCGACTGGGGCACCACCAGGAGGCGAGCGCCGCCTGCCAGGAAGCCCGCGGCATCTTCGTCGAGGCCGGGGACCCGGGCTCCGAGGCCGAGGCGCTCAACCGGCTGGCCAACGTCGCCTACGAGGAGGGCAACTACGAGGAGGCCAAGCGCGTCTTCCACGAGGCGCTGCGCATCTGGAAGGACCTCAACCACCGGGGCGGCATGGCCGTGGCGATGCAGAACATCGCCGACACCCTCCTCATGCAGGGCGAGCTGGTGGAGGCGGAGCCCCTCTTCGAGCAGGCGCTGGAGCTCGAGCAGGAAATCAACGACCGGCGCAACGAGGGGCTGACGCGGACCAACCTCGCCCAGCTCCGGCTGATGCGCGGAGAGCCGGCCCGGGCCCGGCCACAGGGTGAGGAGGGCGTGCGCCTGAGCCAGGAGACGGGCTACCGCTACGCCCTCATCATGGGGCTGTGGACGCTGGGCAACATCTCCCTGGCGGAGGGCAACCCCGTCCGGGCGCGGCAACACTACGCGGAGGGGCTCGCCCTGGCGGGGCAGATGAAGGACCACCGCTATGCCGCCTACCACCTGCACGGCGCTGGCACGGTGTCGCTGATGGAGGGAGACCTGACGCGCGCGCGCAGCCAGTACGAGGAGGCGCTGGAGCTGCGCCAGAAGCTGGAGGGCCGCGGCGAGGTGGCCGAGACGCAGATCGCCCTCGGGCTGCTCGCGGTGGAGGAGGGCCAGCCGGAAGCCGGGCTCGAGCCGCTGCACGCGGCGGTGGAGACGCTGCACGGGTTGGGGCTGCCGGACGGAGAGGCCCAGGCCCACACCGCCCTGGCGCAGGTGTACCTGGCGCGGCGCCAGCTCTCGGAGGCCCGCGCGGCGAGTGCCCGGGCGGAAGCGATGGCGGCCCGGAGCCAGAACGCCCAGACGCGGCTCGGCTCGGCGGTGGTGGCGGCCCGGGTGCTCACCGCGGAGGGCAGGTCCCGCGAGGCGGCGAGGCGACTGAATCGGGTCCTCACCGAGACGCGTGACAAGGGGCTCGTCCTCCTGGAGTACGAGACCCGGCTGGCGCTCGCGGAGGCGGAGCTGGCGCTGGGTCGGCTCTCCCTGGCCTGGCAGCGGATGCAGGTGCTGGCGGAGGAGGCGCGGGCCCGGGGACTGGCGGGCTTCGTCCGCAAGGCCGAGTCCCTCAGTGGGGCGGCCCCTCGCGTGGAAGCCCGGCCGTGA